A stretch of the Arvicola amphibius chromosome 8, mArvAmp1.2, whole genome shotgun sequence genome encodes the following:
- the LOC119820720 gene encoding UDP-glucuronosyltransferase 1A8-like: MAPAGFPASLPLCVCLLLASGFAQAGRLLVVPMDGSHWFTMQSVVEKLIHRGHEVVVVVPEVSWQLKKSLNVTVKTYSISHTMEDLNQKFKYFSDTQWKTPEQSMLSLMTGSAKNFYELIFSNCRSLFNDKKLVEYLKQNSFDAVFLDPFDVCGLTVAKYLSVPSVIIAKVIFCHYIDEGTQSPRPLSYVPRILSKIADTMTFMERVWNHITYMGERAFCPYFFKTATDIASEVLQTPVTMEDLFSQVSIWLLRTDFVLDFPAPVMPNIVFIGGINCHQGKPLSKVCHLSFST; the protein is encoded by the coding sequence ATGGCTCCTGCaggtttcccagcctcccttcctctgtgtgtgtgtctgctgctggcctctggctttgcccaggcaggcaggctgctggTGGTGCCCATGGACGGGAGCCACTGGTTCACCATGCAGTCGGTTGTGGAGAAGCTCATCCACAGAGGGCATGAGGTGGTGGTAGTCGTGCCAGAGGTGAGTTGGCAACTGAAAAAATCCCTGAATGTTACTGTGAAGACGTACTCAATTTCTCACACCATGGAGGATTTAAACCAGAAGTTCAAGTATTTTTCTGATACTCAATGGAAAACTCCAGAACAAAGTATGCTTTCTTTAATGACAGGCTCAGCCAAAAATTTCtatgaattaatattttcaaactgTAGGAGTTTGTTTAACGACAAGAAGTTAGTGGAGTACTTGAAGCAGAATTCTTTTGATGCTGTGTTTCTGGATCCTTTCGATGTGTGTGGCTTGACTGTTGCCAAGTACTTGTCGGTTCCGTCAGTGATCATTGCAAAAGTTATATTTTGCCACTATATTGATGAGGGCACTCAGAGCCCCAGACCCCTCTCTTatgttcccagaattctctcgAAAATCGCAGACACCATGACTTTTATGGAGAGAGTGTGGAACCACATCACCTACATGGGGGAGCGTGCATTTTGCCCCTATTTTTTCAAAACTGCTACAGACATTGCCTCTGAAGTTCTCCAGACCCCAGTGACTATGGAAGACCTCTTCAGCCAAGTGTCCATTTGGCTGTTACGCACTGACTTTGTGCTGGATTTCCCTGCACCTGTGATGCCCAACATAGTCTTCATTGGTGGGATCAACTGCCACCAGGGAAAGCCACTTTCCAAGGTATGCCATCTCTCCTTTAGCACATGA
- the LOC119821939 gene encoding UDP-glucuronosyltransferase 1A9-like: MCPVKEILCLYSTSSIIRRAEHLSSWIASGRASPMAPAGFPASLPLCVCLLLASGFTLAGRLLVVPMDGSHWFTMQSVVEKLIHRGHEVVVVMPEVSWQLGKSVNFTVKTYSTSYTLEDLDYKFKYFSHTQWKTPEQSILSIMTGSAKVFYKLMFPHCRSLFNDKKLVEYLKQSSFDAVFLDPFELCGLTDAKYLSVPSEMFTRYFFCHYLEVGTQCPSALSYVPRLFSKLSDTMTFKERVSNFVFYVEEHAFCHYLFKTATDIASEVLQSPVTLEDLFSQASIWLLRTDFVLDFPKPVMPNMVFIGGLNCQQGKPLFLCCLSLAHEEGPVFGQ, from the coding sequence ATGTGTCCAGTGAAGGAGATCTTGTGCCTCTACTCAACCAGCTCTATTATTAGAAGAGCAGAACATCTCAGCAGCTGGATTGCTTCAGGCCGAGCTTCTCCCATGGCTCCTGCaggtttcccagcctcccttcctctgtgtgtgtgtctgctacTGGCCTCTGGCTTTACATTGGCAGGCAGGTTGCTGGTGGTGCCCATGGATGGGAGTCACTGGTTCACCATGCAGTCGGTTGTGGAGAAGCTCATCCACAGAGGGCATGAGGTGGTGGTGGTCATGCCTGAGGTGAGCTGGCAACTGGGAAAATCTGTGAATTTTACAGTGAAGACATACTCAACTTCTTACACTCTGGAGGATCTGGACTATAAGTTTAAGTATTTTTCTCACACTCAATGGAAAACTCCAGAACAAAGTATACTTTCTATAATGACAGGCTCGGCCAAagttttttataaattaatgtttCCCCACTGTAGAAGTTTGTTTAACGACAAGAAGTTAGTGGAGTACTTGAAGCAGAGTTCTTTCGATGCTGTGTTTCTGGATCCTTTTGAGCTCTGTGGCTTAACTGATGCCAAGTATTTGTCAGTCCCTTCAGAGATGTTTACAAGATATTTCTTTTGCCACTATCTTGAAGTGGGCACCCAGTGTCCCAGTGCACTGTCCTATGTTCCTAGACTTTTCTCAAAACTTTCAGACACCATGACTTTCAAGGAGAGAGTGTCGAACTTTGTTTTTTACGTGGAAGAGCATGCATTTTGCCACTACCTGTTTAAAACTGCTACAGACATTGCCTCTGAAGTTCTCCAGAGCCCAGTGACGCTGGAAGACCTCTTCTCCCAGGCGTCTATTTGGTTGTTACGCACCGACTTTGTGTTAGATTTCCCCAAACCTGTGATGCCAAATATGGTGTTCATTGGTGGGCTCAACTGCCAACAAGGAAAGCCACTTTTTTTATGTTGTCTCTCTTTAGCACATGAAGAAGGGCCTGTTTTCGGGCAATGA